The Thermacetogenium phaeum DSM 12270 genome segment TGCCTACGCCAAGGGGAAACCGAAGAATCTGAAAGCCGGAATAACTAAGGCCGACAGAGCTCTCTTCAGAGAGAAGCTCGCCCTGCTGGAGCTGGGGCTTGAGGACAGGCTCAAGGAAAAGGTCAGCTGCCTTTCCGGCGGGCAGCGTCAGGCCCTTACCCTGCTCATGGCGACGATCGTCAAACCGAAGCTGCTGCTGCTCGATGAGCACACGGCCGCCCTCGATCCGGCGACTGCCAAGAAGGTCCTGCAACTGACCGACGAAATCGTGAAGAAAGAAAAGCTCTGCACGATCATGATCACCCACAACATCAAGGCCGCCCTTGAATACGGCACCAGAACCATTATGATGCACGAAGGCAGAATTATCATGGATTTAAACAGCAAGGATAAAGAAAAAGTCACCGTTGAGTGGCTGATAGAGCAATTCAACCGCAAAATAGGAACGGAGTTCGACAACGACAGGATGCTGCTCGGCTGAATGCCGGAGGGCCGGTTCTGAATCAGCTCCTTTCTCACGAAGAGCAAAGGAGTAACAATGAGGCACCGGCCCGGGCTGCTTCACACCGCAATAGCCTAGTATGGTCATCTCCCCTTTACCGAACCGCCGGCGTAATCACAATATTGCGCCAGGGAAGGCCCTTCGGCTGCT includes the following:
- a CDS encoding ABC transporter ATP-binding protein, whose translation is MLRVENICKTFNKGSINEKVAIDNLSLFLDEGEFVTVIGGNGAGKSTLINCIAGVYEIDSGRIFLDGMDITYTPEYKRSQYIGRVFQDPLLGTAFDMTIEENLAIAYAKGKPKNLKAGITKADRALFREKLALLELGLEDRLKEKVSCLSGGQRQALTLLMATIVKPKLLLLDEHTAALDPATAKKVLQLTDEIVKKEKLCTIMITHNIKAALEYGTRTIMMHEGRIIMDLNSKDKEKVTVEWLIEQFNRKIGTEFDNDRMLLG